TTCCCGTTCAGTGCTCGATGTTCTGTCGGTAGAGAGCGTAAATGAACGAATTGTTCGAATGAGCGATGTCCCGGTATTGACCGTCCACCAGCGCCGAAGTTGGCTCGCTCGAAGCTCTGTAAATCGGATCGAGAAGAGTAGTGATTCGCGGGAGGTATTGACACCCTCTCGTTCTTGCTCCCGTCGAGGATGTTGCTCAATTTCGGTAGAGACGAAATAAATCACCGCGGATACGGTCCGGATCGTGGGTACTCCGAAGGCAGTAGTTCGGTCGTCCAGTCCGGATACTCCCGTCGTTCGGTTCCCTCGAACGAGGAGTTACCGGACATCGCTGTAATCGCTCGAGCGTCATCCAAGCTCCAGACGGCACCGTCCTCGTGAAAGAGCCCGTTGATCATCCCCTGCTGGCGGAAGTGTAGTTCGGAGGCCGGTCGTAGCATAAGCGACCAAAAGAAGTTGCCGATATTTGCTGTCCGGATGACTCTGGCCATCGATGAATAGTCTGGAAACCGTGTATCGCCATCGAGTTCGGCAAAGAACGAACCACCCGGCCGAATTCGTTGCCATTCGGACAGCCACACGGAGGTTTCGTATTCGGATTGGATATGTTTCGCTTGTCGAAGCGTTCGGCGAAAATGGGACGGCGATTCCGCGAAATTATAATGAAATTGCAAGACGTCCATTCCCCACTCCAAGTAGTCGGTATTGTTGGTGAGACTCGTGGAACCGATCGTCAGCGGGATCGAACCACGTTGGAGGGTGAACAGTTCGGACATCGCTTTGACGAAGCGTCGGCGTTCGGGTCTCCAACCCGGTTCGTTCGAGAGCTCGATCGCAAGCAATCGGTCGTCGTCATTGTATCGCCTCATAAACCACTGGATGAAATCCCGAGGGTTGTTCCAGAGCGCTGGATTCCGCATCGTCCGTGTCGAGGGGGAAAACGTTTGTACCCCCGAATGGAGATCGGAACCAAGCAAGTTATCCAGCGTCGGTTCCTCGCCGATACTGTCGAAAAGCCCGAGCAAAACACGGAGACCGTACGAATCCGCGGTCT
The window above is part of the Haladaptatus caseinilyticus genome. Proteins encoded here:
- a CDS encoding glycoside hydrolase 5 family protein, which codes for MDDWLSRRRFLEASATACTAGSAVGTVRHVTDDGGSKQASSPRPSTGSSPHRSQASNPGPVDVRGAVYVPTRAFNRYQMWREYDPDVIERDLGYAARLNLNSIRTWLSYEYWLEDRDAHGEKLEHFLETADSYGLRVLLGLFDSIGEEPTLDNLLGSDLHSGVQTFSPSTRTMRNPALWNNPRDFIQWFMRRYNDDDRLLAIELSNEPGWRPERRRFVKAMSELFTLQRGSIPLTIGSTSLTNNTDYLEWGMDVLQFHYNFAESPSHFRRTLRQAKHIQSEYETSVWLSEWQRIRPGGSFFAELDGDTRFPDYSSMARVIRTANIGNFFWSLMLRPASELHFRQQGMINGLFHEDGAVWSLDDARAITAMSGNSSFEGTERREYPDWTTELLPSEYPRSGPYPR